From one Butyricimonas faecihominis genomic stretch:
- a CDS encoding antitoxin yields the protein MAVTYEKTFEIEIINELSASVYNRVLNYVLNHELNKNDSQLLEVNLLNQLKLAKRVNLFDYSLEELQAVHEYWRSMNRYSKQVLNKEKVA from the coding sequence ATGGCAGTTACTTATGAAAAAACATTTGAAATAGAGATCATTAACGAATTATCGGCAAGCGTTTATAATCGAGTATTAAACTATGTTTTGAATCATGAATTAAATAAAAATGACTCTCAATTATTGGAAGTCAATTTATTAAACCAATTAAAGCTTGCAAAACGTGTAAATCTTTTTGATTATTCTTTAGAAGAATTACAAGCCGTTCATGAGTATTGGCGGTCAATGAATCGCTATTCAAAACAAGTTTTGAATAAAGAGAAAGTGGCTTAA
- the erm(B) gene encoding 23S rRNA (adenine(2058)-N(6))-methyltransferase Erm(B), whose translation MNKNIKYSQNFLTSEKVLNQIIKQLNLKETDTVYEIGTGKGHLTTKLAKISKQVTSIELDSHLFNLSSEKLKLNTRVTLIHQDILQFQFPNKQRYKIVGSIPYHLSTQIIKKVVFESHASDIYLIVEEGFYKRTLDIHRTLGLLLHTQVSIQQLLKLPAECFHPKPKVNSVLIKLTRHTTDVPDKYWKLYTYFVSKWVNREYRQLFTKNQFHQAMKHAKVNNLSTVTYEQVLSIFNSYLLFNGRK comes from the coding sequence ATGAACAAAAATATAAAATATTCTCAAAACTTTTTAACGAGTGAAAAAGTACTCAACCAAATAATAAAACAATTGAATTTAAAAGAAACCGATACCGTTTACGAAATTGGAACAGGTAAAGGGCATTTAACGACGAAACTGGCTAAAATAAGTAAACAGGTAACGTCTATTGAATTAGACAGTCATCTATTCAACTTATCGTCAGAAAAATTAAAACTGAATACTCGTGTCACTTTAATTCACCAAGATATTCTACAGTTTCAATTCCCTAACAAACAGAGGTATAAAATTGTTGGGAGTATTCCTTACCATTTAAGCACACAAATTATTAAAAAAGTGGTTTTTGAAAGCCATGCGTCTGACATCTATCTGATTGTTGAAGAAGGATTCTACAAGCGTACCTTGGATATTCACCGAACACTAGGGTTGCTCTTGCACACTCAAGTCTCGATTCAGCAATTGCTTAAGCTGCCAGCGGAATGCTTTCATCCTAAACCAAAAGTAAACAGTGTCTTAATAAAACTTACCCGCCATACCACAGATGTTCCAGATAAATATTGGAAGCTATATACGTACTTTGTTTCAAAATGGGTCAATCGAGAATATCGTCAACTGTTTACTAAAAATCAGTTTCATCAAGCAATGAAACACGCCAAAGTAAACAATTTAAGTACCGTTACTTATGAGCAAGTATTGTCTATTTTTAATAGTTATCTATTATTTAACGGGAGGAAATAA
- a CDS encoding class I SAM-dependent methyltransferase: MKLGSRLEAAVPKDKIGDVKVMNNEYDNEKFFEEYAKMSRSKEGLKAAGEWHQLKPLFPSLEGKSVLDLGCGYGWHCKFAEEQGATKILGIDLSKKMIEEAQKRNSGNQIEYRISGLEEYDYPENEWDCVISNLALHYIEDIVEIFQKVYRTLKPGGIFLFNIEHPVFTAGVGQDWIYTDDGKPQYWAIDNYFITGERNTHFLGCDVVKQHHTLTQIIMGLLNNGFELKVVEEADFLEEFDPRYNEEGVSELDEQFERLPDGHEAKRSYYLGFRQAQSEARPNIVISLLKLN; encoded by the coding sequence ATGAAGTTGGGGAGCCGCCTGGAGGCGGCGGTGCCGAAGGATAAAATAGGAGATGTTAAGGTTATGAATAATGAATACGATAATGAGAAGTTTTTTGAAGAATATGCAAAGATGTCCCGCAGTAAAGAGGGGTTAAAAGCTGCTGGTGAATGGCATCAATTAAAACCTTTGTTTCCTTCGTTAGAAGGAAAATCTGTTCTTGACTTGGGGTGCGGATATGGCTGGCACTGCAAGTTCGCAGAAGAACAAGGAGCTACAAAAATATTAGGGATCGATTTAAGTAAGAAAATGATTGAGGAAGCCCAAAAGCGCAATTCAGGAAATCAAATTGAATATCGTATTAGCGGATTAGAGGAATATGACTATCCAGAAAATGAATGGGATTGTGTTATATCTAATTTAGCTCTGCACTATATAGAGGACATAGTGGAAATATTTCAAAAAGTGTATAGGACATTAAAACCAGGTGGAATTTTTCTTTTTAATATCGAACACCCTGTTTTTACCGCAGGAGTTGGGCAGGATTGGATTTATACAGATGATGGGAAACCGCAATATTGGGCGATTGATAATTACTTTATAACAGGAGAACGAAATACACATTTTTTAGGATGTGATGTAGTAAAACAACATCACACACTTACACAGATTATAATGGGATTGCTGAACAATGGGTTTGAGCTTAAAGTTGTAGAGGAAGCAGACTTTTTAGAAGAATTTGATCCACGCTATAACGAAGAAGGTGTATCAGAACTTGATGAACAATTTGAGCGGTTGCCAGACGGACACGAAGCAAAACGCAGTTACTATTTAGGCTTCCGACAAGCACAAAGTGAAGCAAGACCAAACATTGTTATTAGTCTATTGAAGTTAAATTAG